The stretch of DNA TTTCCCCAGGCTTTTCATCCGTGTTGAAGCGAATAAAGCGAAGAAGGTCGGGTTTTCCATCTTCTACGTTCTTCTTAAACTCGTTAATCCTTGCTCGTTGTTTCGCTTTAATTTGTCCTTGTAGGATGTCTCCATTTTCAAGCGCTTCCTTTATTGTATAATCCTCCGGAATCTGATTGGTTTTCTTATCACCAAAGTTTTTCACCTGCGTTTTAATGCTTACACTTTTGTCTGCCGTGACCATTTTGTAACCAAACGCGCCGACCACGATTAGTATCGCGAAAAAAATAAACCCCAATTTTTTCATTCCAATCCCTCGTTCCTTGTAATTTATTGCATTTACCTTTTAGACGAGGCTATCGTGGGATGGTTTCATTGTGGGGACAGTCCCCCGGCGCTTTAGCGGAGGCCACTGAAAAAGTCCCTTTAAACTATAAGGCAGAAACTCTCATGTTTTTCGAGGGTTTTTGTCTTTTTTGATTTATAATTAGGATATCTAATTTAAGTGGGTGTTTCCGGTGATATCAAAACAACAATCTATGAAGTTTAGTCCCTATATGGACCTATACAATTTAATCATTCCTGCGGATAACATGTTGCGCAAGATCAATGATCTTGTCGACTTTTCTTTCGTCTATGATGAAATTAAAGATAATTATTGTCTTGATAATGGCCGGAACGCCATCGATCCTATTCGCATGTTTAAATATTTATTGTTAAAAACTATCCATGATCTTTCCGATGTGGATATAGTTGAACGTTCAAAATACGATATGTCTTTTAAATATTTCCTTGATATGACACCTGAGGAATCTGTGATTGAGCCAAGCTCATTGACCAAGTTTCGGAAGCTCAGGCTTCAAGATGTCAAACTTTTAGACTTACTTATCAATAAGACAGTCGAAATAGCCATTGAAAAAGAGATTATCAAGAGTAAATCTATCATAGTCGATGCTACCCATACAAAAGCCCGATACAACCAGATGACGCCAAAAGAGGTCCTTATGGACCGTTCCAAAAAGCTGAGGAAAGCTGTTTATCAGGTTGATGAAACCATGAAGGAGAAGTTCCCTGCCAAAACAATGACGGATGTACTAGAGGACGAAATCACTTATTCTCAGAAGTTAATCCATGTAATTGAGAAGGAAGAAAACCTTATCCAGTATCCAAAGGTTAAGGAACAATTAAATCTACTGAAAGAGACCGTTGAGGATGATATTGAGCGACTTCAGAGTTCGAAGGACCAAGATGCCAGAGTTGGTCATAAGAGTGCTGATTCTGCTTTCTTTGGTTATAAGACACACTTGGCTTTAAGTGAAGAAAGAATCATCACTGCAGCGGTTATTACAACCGGTGAAAAAAATGATGGCAAACAACTTCAAACTCTCATTGAGAAAAGTGAGAAAGCAGGGATAGAAGTTGAAACCGTGATTGGCGATGCTGCTTATTCTGAAAAAGATAATATCATTTATACCGCTGAAAACGATATTAAATTGGTAGCCAAATTAAATCCAAATATCACTCAAGGAACTCGAAAAAAGGAAGACGAATTTCAGTTTAATAAAGATGCTGGCATGTATGTTTGTAAGGCAGGACATATGGCAATCCGAAAAGAAAAAAAGAACAGATCAAACGAGAAGAAAAATCCACGTGATACCTATTACTTTGATATTAAGAAATGTAAAGTTTGCCCTTTTAGAGAGGGATGTTATAAAGATGGTGCGAAAAGTAAAACTTACAATGTAACGATTAAATCAGATGAACACCAGGGACAGGCAAACTTTCAAGAAAGTGAATATTTCAAAGAAAAGTCAAAAGAACGGTATAAAATAGAGGCTAAAAATAGCGAATTAAAACACCGGCACGGGTATAATGTTTCATTATCCTCGGGTCTAGTTGGCATGGAATTACAAGGTGCCATGGCAATATTCACTGTAAATCTTAAGAGGATACTAAAGCTCCTAGGGTAAAAAGTAGGAGTTCAGGGGCAAAATTAAGAAAAAAGCCGACCTTTTCTTCCAAAATAATAGGAGAAGGGTCGGTTTTTTATTTGTTGGACTGTAATGAAAATAAAAATCGAAAGATTTTCAGTGCCCTCGCTTTAGCGCGGTGGGGGACTGTCCCCATCACGAATAACAGGAATAGGAACATGGTAACTATATAGGTCCAGTCCGTTGTATGGTCAATGACCTTGAAGTTACTAAAATTGCCAATCTGGCTTTTGAACAGGGACACGGTGTTCCAGCCCCAATGACAGCCAATGGTAAACCATAGGGACTTTGTTATGGCAAAGGGAATGGCATAGGTTAGTCCCATAAGAAACAGCATGATCCACTGGGTGTAGCTGTCGCCAATCCGCCAAATGTGATTGAGGACGTAAATGATTGACGAGACAACGACTAGTGTAGGGAGTGACCAGTTTTTCGGGAGGTACTTGAATACGTACCCGCGGGTTAAGATATCTTCGCTGGCCGAGGAAAGGAATGTAAGCAAGATGATTCCCACTAAGGGCAGGATGATTTGTTGTAGCGAAAAGGTACCTTCAAATTCTATTTTTCCTGTCCAGACCGAGACAACAAAGCTTCCGCCGTAAAATAAGACGCCTAGCAAATAACCAGTCCATAGATTCATAGATGCCAGTTTGTGTTTGTGCAGCCCAAAGGTGGATAGTCCCTTTTCGCCACGGACTTTTGCCACGATGTGTGCGGTGGTAAAGAATAAGATAAAGGAGGCAAACAGTAATATAGGGTTGCTACCGACCAGCTCGGATGTATGGTAGACAGCAAACAGGATAAGGAAACCTAGTATATTTTTAAGAATCATCATTCATACCCACTTTTTCATATGTAGTGCTCCTTGGTGAGGAGTCTATTAGATATTAACATAATTTACCTAAAAAGGGGACAGTCCCCCACCGCTTTAACGCAGTGGGGGACTGTCCCCAAGGAATATTTTATAAATCAAGCTGTGCTCTCAAGATGTTTTGCACGCGCTGTTTTTCTTCTGGTGAAACTAAACCATAGTAGATGCTGTTAATCTTGGTTCCTTCTTCTTTTAACTCCATCTGCTCAATCGTTGTATCTTTCACGTCATAGCCCTTTTGGATGGCAACGATCTGGTCGAAGGTTAGGTTGGTTTTCACATTTTTCCCTAGAACGTCAAAGATGCCTGCAAAGTTCTTTAAGCTAGAGAAGCTCGCACCCTCGTCAATCACACCCTGAATAATTTCACGCTGTCTCATTTGACGGCCAAAGTCACCTCTAGGGTCTTCATGCCTCATACGTGTATAGCTCAAGGCCTTTTCGCCGTTTAGCTTTAATTTCCCTTCCGCAAAATGGAAGCCATCCTGCGTGAAGTCTAAATCATTGTTTACCGTCACACCGCCAACCGCGTCCACCATGTCCTTAAAGCCTTCCATATTCACTTGGATATAGTAATCAATCGGAATATCAAGGAAATCCTCAACCGTATTCATCGCCATTGGGACGCCGCCGAAAGCGTAGGCATGGTTAATCTTATCCTCTTTTCCTTTGCCAATAATCTCCGTACGCGTATCTCGCGGGATGCTCAGCATCTTTACCGTATGATTCTTTGGGTTAACCGTTAACACAATCATCGTATCCGAGCGGCCTTTATCTCCTTCGCGCTCATCCACACCCAGCATTAAAACGGAAAAAGGATCCTTTTCCGCCACCGCCACAGGCTCCTTGCGCTTATCAGAAGTACGATCAACTGCTTGATGCATTGAATCAACCGCG from Bacillus sp. SLBN-46 encodes:
- a CDS encoding type II CAAX endopeptidase family protein is translated as MMILKNILGFLILFAVYHTSELVGSNPILLFASFILFFTTAHIVAKVRGEKGLSTFGLHKHKLASMNLWTGYLLGVLFYGGSFVVSVWTGKIEFEGTFSLQQIILPLVGIILLTFLSSASEDILTRGYVFKYLPKNWSLPTLVVVSSIIYVLNHIWRIGDSYTQWIMLFLMGLTYAIPFAITKSLWFTIGCHWGWNTVSLFKSQIGNFSNFKVIDHTTDWTYIVTMFLFLLFVMGTVPHRAKARALKIFRFLFSLQSNK
- a CDS encoding IS1182 family transposase, producing the protein MISKQQSMKFSPYMDLYNLIIPADNMLRKINDLVDFSFVYDEIKDNYCLDNGRNAIDPIRMFKYLLLKTIHDLSDVDIVERSKYDMSFKYFLDMTPEESVIEPSSLTKFRKLRLQDVKLLDLLINKTVEIAIEKEIIKSKSIIVDATHTKARYNQMTPKEVLMDRSKKLRKAVYQVDETMKEKFPAKTMTDVLEDEITYSQKLIHVIEKEENLIQYPKVKEQLNLLKETVEDDIERLQSSKDQDARVGHKSADSAFFGYKTHLALSEERIITAAVITTGEKNDGKQLQTLIEKSEKAGIEVETVIGDAAYSEKDNIIYTAENDIKLVAKLNPNITQGTRKKEDEFQFNKDAGMYVCKAGHMAIRKEKKNRSNEKKNPRDTYYFDIKKCKVCPFREGCYKDGAKSKTYNVTIKSDEHQGQANFQESEYFKEKSKERYKIEAKNSELKHRHGYNVSLSSGLVGMELQGAMAIFTVNLKRILKLLG
- a CDS encoding LytR family transcriptional regulator, with the protein product MRARKKKRKLRKWVKVTGTIILAMGIGGGVYAYSVYKSFNNAVDSMHQAVDRTSDKRKEPVAVAEKDPFSVLMLGVDEREGDKGRSDTMIVLTVNPKNHTVKMLSIPRDTRTEIIGKGKEDKINHAYAFGGVPMAMNTVEDFLDIPIDYYIQVNMEGFKDMVDAVGGVTVNNDLDFTQDGFHFAEGKLKLNGEKALSYTRMRHEDPRGDFGRQMRQREIIQGVIDEGASFSSLKNFAGIFDVLGKNVKTNLTFDQIVAIQKGYDVKDTTIEQMELKEEGTKINSIYYGLVSPEEKQRVQNILRAQLDL